In the Populus trichocarpa isolate Nisqually-1 chromosome 1, P.trichocarpa_v4.1, whole genome shotgun sequence genome, one interval contains:
- the LOC18094974 gene encoding putative box C/D snoRNA protein SPCC613.07: protein MEKQQQEEEPLSLNSDLKKQETVLCEECKEKPSKYKCPGCSVRSCSLDCVKAHKQRASCSGKRSQTHFVPLSQFDDNLLLSDYNLLEEIKRVADSARRTRTKLHPHPPYSRFPPHRQDLKRAAARRRTKLLFLPSGMSKREKNQTQYDPRKKSISWTIEWRFHSTDVVLHDHGVHEDTELFSVIEKHLKPGPWNHPLRQFCDQPLDSLKFFIRKYPKGPKSTFCEINTKASLRQQLANVVIMEHPVIHVFLPSHKYDFDVVKDVRLVNHRLDAKNSASNDCPSPKGIVFREEQIEDEANICSSDPQVYDLMKNEILSPSNQICHHNASVKALENIFDDSLAVREAAANGVHSSSKSEGTFENMEFDFDQGLMDAYSDLIAQINPDDFLDLEGVFSKEEEDRNDHFGSMGTFSVEEELEEGEIAE, encoded by the exons ATGGAGAAGCAGCAACAAGAGGAGGAGCCGTTGTCATTAAACTCAGaccttaaaaaacaagaaactgtATTATGTGAAGAATGCAAAGAAAAACCATCAAAATACAAATGCCCAGGTTGCTCTGTACGCTCTTGCAGCCTCGATTGTGTCAAAGCTCACAAGCAACGCGCTTCCTGTTCTGGAAAACGAAGCCAGACCCACTTTGTCCCTCTATCTCAATTCGATGACAATCTCCTCTTGTCCG ATTATAATTTGCTTGAGGAAATCAAGAGGGTTGCTGATTCTGCTCGGAGGACGAGAACTAAATTGCACCCACATCCTCCTTATTCTAGATTTCCACCTCACCGTCAAGACCTTAAACGTGCTGCTGCAAGACGGAGGACAAAGCTCCTTTTCCTTCCAAGTGGAATGTCAAAGAGGGAAAAGAACCAGACTCAATACGACCCAAG GAAGAAATCCATCTCTTGGACAATTGAGTGGCGGTTTCACTCAACTGATGTTGTTTTACATGACCATGG AGTACATGAAGACACCGAACTTTTCTCTGTAATTGAGAAGCATTTGAAACCTGGACCATGGAACCATCCATTAAGGCAATTTTGTGATCAGCCTTTGGACTCCCTCAAGTTTTTTATCCGCAAGTATCCAAAG ggacCCAAGTCAACTTTCTGTGAGATTAACACTAAGGCCTCTTTAAGGCAGCAATTAGCCAATGTAGTTATCATGGAACACCCTGTTATTCATGTTTTCCTTCCATCACACAAGTATGATTTTGACGTTGTCAAAGATGTTCGTCTTGTCAATCATAGATTGGATGCTAAGAATTCTGCCAGCAATGATTGCCCAAGTCCAAAAGGCATTGTCTTTAGGGAAGAGCAAATAGAAGATGAAGCCAATATTTGCTCTTCTGATCCCCAAGTTTAtgatttgatgaaaaatgaaattttgagtCCGTCAAATCAAATCTGTCATCATAATGCATCTGTGAAAGCATTAGAAAACATATTTGATGACTCTTTGGCTGTGAGAGAAGCAGCAGCTAATGGTGTGCATTCCAGCTCCAAGAGCGAAGGGACTTTTGAGAATATGGAATTTGACTTTGATCAAGGTTTGATGGATGCATACTCAGATCTCATTGCACAAATTAATCCTGATGACTTTCTTGATTTAGAGGGTGTGTTTtccaaggaagaagaagataggAATGATCATTTTGGTTCCATGGGGACTTTTTCAGTGGAAGAGGAATTGGAAGAGGGGGAGATTGCAGAATAA
- the LOC18094975 gene encoding uncharacterized protein LOC18094975, with protein MWRFKHFTQKEPAGLEGRYVDVGNLKIHVRNAIAEGGFSCVYLARDAVHASKQYALKHMIYNDEELSDLVMKEINVMKALKGHPNVVTLYAHTILDMGRTKEALLVMEFCEKSLVNVLESRGAAYFEEKQVLSIFRDVCNAVFAMHSQSLPIAHRDLKAENLLLGPDGLWKLCDFGSTSTNHKRFEKPEEMGIEEDNIRKHTTPAYRAPEMWDLLRRDLINEKVDIWALGCLLYRICYFKSAFDGESKLQILNGNYRIPDLPKYSSPVTDLIRDMLQASPDDRPDITQVWFRVNEQLPVNMQKSLPDGPPEMQSAGIHGGIAKAANRSPPMPQRSPPPPPSSGGGGGGGQLGAFWSTPHAKDSLFVEDKSRPKFDEEPSHNTSQQDRNQSENRSFPKNASPAKQENVHNIVAGRRNVHNKSHVPEDGASKDFESTFSQKDMDHGMERPKASKPAATHLFQDEAFSTFVAEFDSNKLNSRVSNDKEGKEEALEAEIERLKEQLKQVNSEKAEITSKFEKLSAICRSQRQEIQELKQTLAARTPSPNKYQASSRIQPSASPPQEKSDWSTPSPESKSWQAFADDNKSRQKPVSKGNSPQSVRTRNAHQNKQAAELTSNIDSWGFGSESFTAVPAASSQISGSNTEAHSGGSKIMESKPATQPAGWAGF; from the exons ATGTGGAGGTTCAAACATTTTACTCAAAAAGAACCAGCTGGCCTTGAAGGTCGCTATGTTGATGTTGGCAATCTTAAGATTCATGTTCGAAATGCCATTGCGGAGGGAGGATTTTCCTGTGTATATTTAGCTCGAGATGCTGTGCATGCATCAAAGCAATACGCTTTAAAGCACATGATATACAATGATGAAGAATTGTCAGACTTGGTGATGAAGGAGATCAATGTGATGAAGGCGCTCAAAGGGCATCCTAATGTTGTTACACTTTATGCACATACCATCTTAGATATGGGAAGAACAAAGGAAGCACTCCTTGTAATGGAATTTTGCGAAAAATCTCTGGTTAATGTGCTGGAGAGCAGGGGAGCAGCATATTTTGAGGAGAAACAAGTCCTTTCCATATTTAGAGATGTCTGCAATGCTGTTTTTGCTATGCACTCTCAATCTCTGCCAATCGCTCACCG AGATTTGAAAGCTGAGAATCTTTTGCTGGGGCCTGATGGATTGTGGAAATTATGTGATTTTGGGAGCACCTCTACAAATCATAAACGCTTTGAGAAGCCTGAAGAAATGGGTATTGAAGAAGACAACATTCGGAAGCACACAACACCTGCCTATAGAGCCCCTGAG ATGTGGGATCTGTTGCGGAGAGATCTTATAAATGAGAAGGTAGACATATGG GCTCTTGGATGTCTGCTCTATCGCATATGCTACTTCAAGAGTGCATTTGACGGAGAATCAAAGCTGCAAATATTAAATGGGAACTATCGCATTCCAGATTTACCCAAATACAGCTCGCCAGTGACAGACTTGATCAGAGACATGCTTCAAGCATCACCAGATGACCGACCAGACATCACGCAG GTATGGTTTCGTGTTAATGAGCAGCTACCAGTTAATATGCAGAAGTCATTGCCTGACGGACCACCTGAAATGCAATCTGCTGGTATACATGGAG GTATTGCAAAAGCTGCAAATAGGTCGCCTCCAATGCCTCAAAGAAgtccaccacctcctccttcaTCTGGGGGTGGGGGAGGTGGGGGACAGCTTGGTGCTTTCTGGTCAACGCCTCACGCAAAGGATTCACTGTTTGTCGAAGACAAGAGCAGACCTAAATTTGATGAAGAACCTAGCCATAACACATCACAACAAGATAGGAATCAGTCAGAGAATCGCAGTTTTCCCAAAAACGCTAGCCCTGCAAAGCAGGAAAATGTACATAACATTGTGGCTGGTAGGAGGAATGTGCATAATAAATCACATGTGCCTGAGGATGGTGCTTCCAAGGACTTTGAATCAACTTTCTCTCAGAAAGATATGGATCATGGCATGGAGAGGCCAAAAGCATCAAAACCGGCTGCTACTCATTTATTTCAAGATGAGGCTTTTAGTACTTTTGTTGCTGAATTTGATAGCAATAAGCTCAACTCAAGAGTTAGCAATgacaaagaaggaaaagaagaagcacTAGAGGCTGAAATAGAGAGGCTTAAAGAGCAGCTGAAGCAGGTAAACTCTGAGAAGGCCGAAATAACTTCGAAATTTGAAAAGCTATCTGCCATTTGTCGATCTCAGAGACAGGAGATACAGGAGCTCAAGCAAACACTAGCCGCAAGAACTCCTTCGCCGAATAAATATCAAGCCTCATCTAGAATTCAACCATCTGCAAGTCCTCCG CAAGAAAAATCTGACTGGAGTACCCCAAGCCCAGAGTCAAAGTCATGGCAAGCATTTGCAGATGATAACAAGTCACGGCAGAAGCCTGTTTCAAAAGGCAACAGTCCACAGTCTGTTAGAACCAGAAACGCACACCAGAATAAGCAGGCTGCTGAATTAACATCTAATATTGATTCGTGGGGTTTTGGATCGGAGAGTTTTACAGCTGTACCTGCTGCCAGCTCTCAAATTTCAGGGTCTAATACTGAAGCACACTCAGGCGGGTCAAAGATTATGGAGAGCAAGCCAGCTACTCAACCTGCTGGATGGGCTGGTTTCTAG
- the LOC18094976 gene encoding G-type lectin S-receptor-like serine/threonine-protein kinase LECRK3 — protein MAFPCFRTTLNLLLFLVLTPSVFAQTPPNVTSGSYLIASDTSVPWKSPSGEFAFGFHQINNQKLFLLGIWFDTIPEKTLVWYANGDDMAPEGSKVELTLDGSFRLTSPQGREIWKPQSSVDGVAYAALLNNGNFILTDNSSKSLWETFKDPRDTMLPTQILEVGGKLSSRLKESSYSKGRFLLRLQPNDGSVLLKTLALPTGYEYEAYFKSNTSDGASPQNSGYQLVFDKSGQLNVLLDSRSVVNLTKGRESPAGDYFYRATLDVDGPFTLYAHPRAQTNGRWGQTWVAIWSVPDNICTDSNGDLGGGPCGYNSYCKLGTNRRPICECLPGFSLFDTSNEFGGCQLNLMPNCEQGKSKPEDLYALQEVPNTYWPSSSNYEQLQSLNEDDCGRLCLSDCNCVVAVIKEGTCWKKKMPLSNGRQDYSIYGKALVKVSKSAVSLDEPSRRKSNTGNKDQRALLLAGAILLGSSALLIFLFIVAVSLFLLQPHHRRRKLTRSSSILETNLRSFTYKDLKEATDGFKEQLGRGSFGTVYKGLLTSQSSRNYVAVKKLERMVQEGEKEFKTEASAIAKTHHKNLVRLLGFCDEGPNRLLVYEFMSNGTLAGFLFGISRPDWNKRIQMAFGIARALTYLHEECSTQIIHCDIKPQNILLDGTFTARISDFGLAKLLMNEQTRTHTAIRGTRGYVAPEWFRNMPITAKVDVYSYGIMLLEIICCRKSLDMENEKEEEIILADWAHDCYKGGKLDELVKADEEAKNDMKTLETLVMVSIWCIQEDPSLRPSMRTVTQMLEGIVQVSAPPCPSPFSSIC, from the coding sequence atggCTTTTCCTTGTTTTAGGACTACCCTCAACCTCTTGCTGTTTCTTGTCCTGACACCTTCTGTGTTTGCCCAAACTCCTCCTAATGTTACTTCGGGTTCATACCTTATTGCTTCTGATACATCAGTTCCATGGAAGTCCCCTTCTGGTGAATTTGCTTTTGGATTCCACCAAATCAACAATCAAAAACTTTTCTTGCTTGGCATCTGGTTCGATACAATACCGGAGAAAACATTAGTTTGGTATGCAAACGGAGATGATATGGCACCTGAAGGATCGAAGGTTGAGCTTACTCTTGATGGTAGTTTCAGACTTACTAGTCCTCAAGGGCGAGAAATATGGAAGCCTCAATCTTCTGTAGATGGAGTTGCTTATGCTGCCCTACTCAACAACGGCAACTTTATTCTCACAGATAATAGTTCCAAGTCTTTGTGGGAAACCTTCAAGGATCCCCGTGATACCATGCTGCCAACTCAAATACTTGAAGTTGGTGGAAAGTTATCGTCCCGGCTAAAGGAAAGTAGCTACTCTAAGGGAAGGTTCCTGCTTCGCTTGCAACCAAATGATGGGAGTGTTTTGCTCAAAACACTTGCCTTGCCAACAGGTTATGAATATGAGGCTTATTTTAAGAGCAATACTTCTGATGGTGCTTCACCACAGAATTCTGGCTATCAGTTAGTCTTTGACAAGTCAGGTCAACTCAATGTTCTCCTAGACAGTAGAAGTGTTGTTAACCTCACCAAGGGAAGAGAGTCTCCAGCCGGAGATTACTTTTACAGGGCGACGCTTGATGTTGATGGACCTTTTACTCTGTATGCTCATCCCAGGGCTCAAACAAATGGTAGATGGGGACAGACATGGGTTGCTATTTGGTCTGTCCCGGACAATATATGTACTGATAGTAATGGTGACTTGGGTGGTGGTCCTTGTGGATATAACAGCTACTGTAAACTTGGCACAAACCGAAGGCCTATCTGTGAATGCCTTCCTGGGTTTTCCCTCTTCGATACCAGCAACGAGTTCGGTGGCTGCCAGCTGAACTTAATGCCAAATTGTGAGCAAGGAAAATCAAAGCCAGAGGATTTATATGCACTGCAAGAGGTGCCAAATACATATTGGCCATCTTCATCAAACTACGAACAATTGCAGTCACTAAATGAAGATGACTGTGGACGATTGTGCCTCTCTGATTGTAACTGTGTTGTTGCTGTCATCAAAGAGGGGACCTgttggaagaagaaaatgccACTTTCAAATGGTAGACAAGACTATAGTATCTATGGGAAGGCTCTAGTTAAGGTAAGTAAATCTGCTGTTTCTTTAGACGAACCCTCTCGGCGAAAGTCAAATACGGGGAACAAGGATCAAAGAGCTTTACTTCTGGCAGGAGCAATTCTTCTAGGTAGCTCAGCACTACTTATTTTCCTATTTATAGTAGCAGTATCTCTGTTTCTGCTCCAACCACACCATAGAAGAAGGAAACTTACCAGATCATCTAGCATTCTGGAAACAAATCTACGCAGTTTTACGTACAAGGACCTGAAAGAAGCCACGGATGGATTTAAAGAGCAGCTTGGACGAGGTTCGTTTGGAACTGTATATAAAGGACTTTTAACATCACAGAGTTCAAGAAACTATGTTGCAGTTAAGAAGTTGGAGAGGATGGTGCAAGAAGGCGAGAAGGAATTCAAAACAGAAGCAAGCGCGATAGCAAAGACTCACCACAAGAATTTGGTCAGATTGCTTGGATTCTGTGATGAAGGGCCAAACAGGCTTCTGGTCTATGAGTTTATGAGCAATGGCACCTTAGCTGGTTTCCTATTTGGAATTTCCAGACCTGACTGGAACAAACGCATTCAAATGGCATTCGGCATTGCACGTGCGCTTACATACTTGCACGAGGAGTGTAGCACACAGATTATCCATTGCGACATCAAGCCCCAAAACATACTCCTTGATGGCACATTTACAGCAAGAATCTCAGACTTTGGACTGGCAAAGCTCTTAATGAATGAACAAACACGCACACATACAGCTATTAGAGGGACCCGAGGATATGTCGCACCAGAGTGGTTCAGGAACATGCCAATTACAGCAAAAGTGGATGTTTATAGTTATGGGATCATGCTATTGGAGATCATTTGTTGCAGAAAGAGCCTTGATATggaaaatgagaaagaagaggagatCATACTAGCAGACTGGGCCCATGACTGCTATAAAGGAGGAAAATTAGACGAGCTGGTGAAGGCTGACGAGGAGGCAAAAAATGACATGAAGACGTTGGAGACGTTAGTGATGGTGTCAATTTGGTGCATACAAGAGGATCCTTCTCTTAGACCTTCTATGAGGACAGTCACACAAATGCTTGAAGGAATCGTTCAGGTTTCTGCTCCCCCATGTCCTTCCCCTTTCAGTTCAATCTGCTAA